A window from Zingiber officinale cultivar Zhangliang chromosome 7A, Zo_v1.1, whole genome shotgun sequence encodes these proteins:
- the LOC122002886 gene encoding transcription factor MYB46-like, with the protein MREDQSFSQQTQFHSPLEEMGRHSCSNKKLKKGLWSPEEDEKLYTHVITHGVGRWSFVPKLAGLQRCGKSCRLRWINYLRPDLKRGKFSRQEEDLVISLQQVLGNKWSRIAAQLPGRTDNEIKNLWNSSLKKRIETSTQNLARGHTRAQHESNADAGLGPVLDPLLLIDIQNCNWDSLDLPKNSSENLSIRNECLGSSGFGECSGFLDGSQNNSGWDVLGDEALAWAIGSEVEAQFWCWVG; encoded by the exons ATGAGAGAGGATCAAAGCTTTTCTCAACAAACACAATTCCACTCTCCTTTAGAGGAAATGGGAAGGCATTCTTGCTCCAACAAGAAGCTAAAGAAGGGCTTGTGGTCTCCGGAGGAGGACGAGAAGCTTTACACTCATGTCATCACTCATGGAGTCGGCCGTTGGAGCTTTGTGCCGAAACTAGCAG GACTCCAGCGTTGCGGAAAGAGTTGCAgactcaggtggatcaactaccTCAGGCCGGATCTCAAAAGAGGCAAATTTTCGCGACAAGAGGAGGACTTAGTCATAAGCCTACAACAAGTTCTCGGAAACAA GTGGTCGCGGATTGCAGCTCAGTTGCCGGGACGGACCGACAACGAGATCAAGAATCTGTGGAACTCGAGCCTCAAGAAGAGGATCGAAACAAGCACCCAGAACTTGGCACGCGGCCATACGAGAGCACAACACGAATCAAATGCAGATGCTGGTCTTGGGCCAGTCCTCGACCCTCTCCTGCTGATTGACATCCAGAACTGTAATTGGGACTCTCTGGATTTGCCGAAGAACAGCAGCGAGAACTTGTCGATTCGGAATGAATGCTTGGGCAGTTCGGGGTTTGGTGAATGCAGTGGCTTCTTGGATGGTTCACAAAACAACAGTGGCTGGGATGTGCTTGGTGATGAGGCCCTGGCCTGGGCCATTGGCAGTGAGGTGGAAGCACAGTTTTGGTGCTGGGTAGGATGA
- the LOC122002885 gene encoding mitogen-activated protein kinase 17-like, translating to MQQQKKELDFFTEYGEASRYNVQEVVGKGSYGVVGAADDSLTGEKVAIKKINDVFEHVSDATRILREIKLLRLLRHPDIVQIKHIMLPPSRREFKDIYVVFELMESDLHQVIKANDDLTPEHHRFFLYQLLRSLKYIHAANVFHRDLKPKNILANADCKLKICDFGLARVAFNDAPSAIFWTDYVATRWYRAPELCGSFFSKYTPAIDIWSIGCIFAEMLTGRPLFPGKNVVHQLDIMTDFLGTPSAESISKIRNEKAKRYLSSMRKKQPVPFQKKFPGVDRSALRLLERLLSFDPKDRPTAEEALADPYFRGLANIELEPSTQPISKLEFEFERRKLTKDDVRELIYREILEYHPQMLQEYLCGGDQTNFMYPSGVDRFKRQFAHFEDHNNSKDGRRTPELRPNASLPREKTSMHKLEAFDIENKYEEQSVEYVGQITTERNGERSNHPDASRSLVGVRSLLKSESIGASRCFVVGLEKDNEEESSETTNQVADKLPHKLTNLHC from the exons TGCAACAGCAAAAGAAG GAACTCGACTTCTTCACGGAGTACGGCGAAGCGAGCAGGTACAACGTGCAGGAGGTCGTCGGAAAGGGCAGCTACGGGGTCGTGGGCGCCGCGGACGACTCCCTCACCGGCGAGAAGGTGGCGATCAAGAAGATCAATGACGTCTTCGAGCACGTCTCCGACGCCACTCGCATCCTGCGGGAAATCAAGCTCCTGAGGCTGCTGCGCCACCCGGACATCGTGCAAATCAAGCACATAATGCTTCCGCCGTCGAGAAGGGAGTTCAAGGACATCTACGTCGTGTTCGAGTTGATGGAATCCGACCTCCATCAGGTCATCAAGGCAAACGACGACCTCACTCCCGAGCACCATCGCTTCTTCCTGTACCAGCTTCTTCGATCGCTCAAGTACATCCACGCAG CCAACGTTTTTCATAGAGATTTGAAGCCCAAGAACATCCTGGCCAATGCAGACTGCAAGCTGAAAATCTGTGATTTTGGCCTCGCCAGAGTAGCTTTCAATGATGCTCCATCTGCCATATTTTGGACA GACTATGTAGCAACAAGGTGGTATCGTGCTCCTGAATTATGTGGCTCATTTTTCTCCAAA TACACGCCTGCTATCGATATTTGGAGCATAGGATGCATATTTGCCGAAATGCTGACAGGGAGACCTCTGTTCCCCGGCAAGAATGTGGTGCACCAGTTGGATATTATGACTGATTTCCTTGGCACACCTTCAGCTGAATCTATTTCTAAG ATTCGAAATGAGAAAGCTAAAAGGTACTTAAGCAGTATGCGAAAGAAACAACCGGTCCCTTTTCAGAAAAAGTTTCCGGGAGTGGATCGTTCGGCTTTGCGTTTACTTGAACGCCTTCTATCATTTGATCCTAAAGATCGGCCTACTGCTGAAGAG GCACTTGCTGATCCTTATTTTCGAGGCCTAGCAAATATCGAACTTGAGCCTTCAACACAACctatatcaaaacttgagttcgagtTTGAAAGGAGGAAATTGACAAAAGACGATGTGCGGGAGCTAATCTATCGAGAG ATTTTGGAGTATCATCCTCAAATGTTACAGGAGTATCTATGCGGTGGAGATCAAACTAACTTTATGTACCCGAG TGGAGTGGATCGCTTTAAGCGCCAATTTGCCCATTTCGAAGACCACAATAATAGTAAAGATGGTAGACGCACCCCTGAACTGCGACCAAATGCTTCCTTACCGAG GGAGAAGACTAGTATGCATAAACTTGAGGCTTTCGATATTGAGAATAAATATGAAGAACAAAGTGTTGAATATGTCGGCCAAATCACCACTGAACGAAACGGTGAGAGGTCAAATCATCCTGATGCAAGCAGATCATTAGTCGGCGTTCGTAGCTTGCTGAAGAGCGAAAGCATTGGGGCTTCCCGGTGTTTTGTAGTCGGCTTAGAGAAGGATAATGAA GAGGAATCAAGTGAGACGACGAATCAAGTGGCCGATAAGTTGCCCCATAAGTTAACAAACTTACATTGTTGA